A single genomic interval of Homo sapiens chromosome 7, GRCh38.p14 Primary Assembly harbors:
- the LOC124901647 gene encoding putative uncharacterized protein FLJ44672, which produces MPLLASPGPAPACWRPLPQQWALHAHLLPRRGLLGPGSRLGAAPAGPAPASRPSGGQAHASGRPLPAWRLLLCMGSKSCTSSSRSLQAQLFLPAASAGPDCRQVGLSRDSSCLPADSAGPSRPQVSLPRPSSGLSTASPGAKVPRVRLSRSSSSCLPVASFSPAQLMPPGGLPRPRF; this is translated from the coding sequence ATGCCTCTGTTGGcttctccaggcccagcccctgcctgttGGCGGCCTCTACCTCAACAGTGGGCCCTCCACGCCCACCTCTTGCCTCGCCGTGGCCTCCTCGGGCCAGGCTCCCGCCTTGGGGCGGCCCccgcaggcccagctcctgcctcacgGCCCTCTGGAGGCCAAGCTCATGCGTCAGGGCGGCCTCTCCCGGCCTGGCGTTTGCTCCTTTGCATGGGCTCCAAATCCTGCACTTCCTCCAGTCGttctctccaggcccagctcttcctcccagCAGCCTCTGCAGGACCAGACTGTCGTCAAGTAGGCCTGTCCAGGGACAGCTCCTGCCTCCCGGCAGACTCTGCAGGCCCAAGTCGTCCTCAAGTCagcctccccaggcccagctccggCCTCTCGACGGCCTCTCCAGGTGCAAAAGTTCCTCGAGTCCGTCTCTCCAGGTCCAGCTCCTCCTGTCTCCCAGTGGCCTctttcagcccagcccagctcatgccTCCCGGCGGCCTTCCCAGGCCCCGCTTCTGA
- the LOC124901652 gene encoding putative uncharacterized protein FLJ92257, protein MGLIPHNGLSRPSFSLPAASPGPEAPQVGLSRPTCSLPASSPGPALPPGCVCRPDSCLPTTSLDSVPAQLVVALVGPQLPQAKLPRPSSGLTVASPGSAPALRRRLQAPNGLRSVGFSRPSLGLPAASAGPSGPEGSLSRPSSGLPASKLFWLSSCPAPAGFCRP, encoded by the coding sequence ATGGGGCTCATTCCTCACAACGGCCTTTCCCGGCCCAGTTTTTCCCTTCCGGCGGCCTCTCCGGGCCCAGAAGCTCCTCAAGTCGGCCTCTCCAGACCCACTTGCAGCCTCCCGGCGTCCTCTccgggcccagctcttcctcccggctGCGTCTGCAGGCCCGACTCCTGCCTCCCAACAACGTCTTTGGACTCAGTGCCTGCCCAGCTCGTGGTGGCCTTGGTCGGCCCACAGCTTCCTCAAGCcaagctccccaggcccagctcaggcctcacggtggcctctccaggctcagctcctgccctccgACGGCGTCTCCAGGCCCCAAACGGCCTCCGGTCGGTGggcttctccaggcccagcttgggcctcccggcggcctctgcaggcccaagtGGTCCTGaaggcagcctctccaggcccagctccggcCTCCCAGCAAGCAAGCTCTTTtggctcagctcctgcccagctcccgCCGGCTTTTGTAGACCCTGA
- the LOC124901648 gene encoding putative uncharacterized protein FLJ44672 has protein sequence MPLLASPGPAPACWRPLPQQWALHAHLLPRRGLLGPGSRVGAAPAGPAPASRPSGGQAHASGRPLPAWRLLLCMGSKSCTSSSRSLQAQLFLPAASAGPDCRQVGLSRDSSCLPADSAGPSRPQVSLPRPSSGLSAASPGAKVPRVRLSRSSSSCLPVASFSPAQLMPPGGLPRPRF, from the coding sequence ATGCCTCTGTTGGcttctccaggcccagcccctgcctgttGGCGGCCTCTACCTCAACAGTGGGCCCTCCACGCCCACCTCTTGCCTCGCCGTGGCCTCCTCGGGCCAGGCTCCCGCGTTGGGGCGGCCCccgcaggcccagctcctgcctcacgGCCCTCCGGAGGCCAAGCTCATGCGTCAGGGCGGCCTCTCCCGGCCTGGCGTTTGCTCCTTTGCATGGGCTCCAAATCCTGCACTTCCTCCAGTCGttctctccaggcccagctcttcctcccagCAGCCTCTGCAGGACCAGACTGTCGTCAAGTAGGCCTGTCCAGGGACAGCTCCTGCCTCCCGGCAGACTCTGCAGGCCCAAGTCGTCCTCAAGTCagcctccccaggcccagctccggCCTCTCGGCGGCCTCTCCAGGTGCAAAAGTTCCTCGAGTCCGTCTCTCCAGGTCCAGCTCCTCCTGTCTCCCAGTGGCCTctttcagcccagcccagctcatgccTCCCGGCGGCCTTCCCAGGCCCCGCTTCTGA
- the LOC124901651 gene encoding putative uncharacterized protein FLJ44672 isoform X1, whose protein sequence is MGLIPHNGLSRPSFSRPAASPGPEAPQVGLSRPTCSLLASSPGPALPPGCVCRPGSCLPTTSLDSVPAQLVVALVGPQLPQAKLPRPSSGLTVASPGSAPALRRRLQAPNGLRSVGFSRPSLGLPAASAGPSGPEVSLSRPSSGLPASKLFWLSSCPAPAGFCRP, encoded by the coding sequence ATGGGGCTCATTCCTCACAACGGCCTTTCCCGGCCCAGTTTTTCCCGTCCGGCGGCCTCTCCGGGCCCAGAAGCTCCTCAAGTCGGCCTCTCCAGACCCACTTGCAGCCTCCTGGCGTCCTCTccgggcccagctcttcctcccggctGCGTCTGCAGGCCCGGCTCCTGCCTCCCAACAACCTCTTTGGACTCAGTGCCTGCCCAGCTCGTGGTGGCCTTGGTCGGCCCACAGCTTCCTCAAGCcaagctccccaggcccagctcaggcctcacggtggcctctccaggctcagctcctgccctccgACGGCGTCTCCAGGCCCCAAACGGCCTCCGGTCGGTGggcttctccaggcccagcttgggcctcccggcggcctctgcaggcccaagtGGTCCTGaagtcagcctctccaggcccagctccggcCTCCCAGCAAGCAAGCTCTTTtggctcagctcctgcccagctcccgCCGGCTTTTGTAGACCCTGA
- the LOC124901646 gene encoding putative uncharacterized protein FLJ44672 has protein sequence MPLLASPGPAPACWRPLPQQWALHAHLLPRRGLLGPGSRLGAAPAGPAPASRPSGGQAHASGRPLPAWRLLLCMGSKSCTSSSRSLQAQLFLPAASAGPDCRQVGLSRDSSCLPADSAGPSRPQVSLPRPSSGLSAASPGAKVPRVRLSRSSSSCLPVASFSPAQLMPPGGLPRPRF, from the coding sequence ATGCCTCTGTTGGcttctccaggcccagcccctgcctgttGGCGGCCTCTACCTCAACAGTGGGCCCTCCACGCCCACCTCTTGCCTCGCCGTGGCCTCCTCGGGCCAGGCTCCCGCCTTGGGGCGGCCCccgcaggcccagctcctgcctcacgGCCCTCCGGAGGCCAAGCTCATGCGTCAGGGCGGCCTCTCCCGGCCTGGCGTTTGCTCCTTTGCATGGGCTCCAAATCCTGCACTTCCTCCAGTCGttctctccaggcccagctcttcctcccagCAGCCTCTGCAGGACCAGACTGTCGTCAAGTAGGCCTGTCCAGGGACAGCTCCTGCCTCCCGGCAGACTCTGCAGGCCCAAGTCGTCCTCAAGTCagcctccccaggcccagctccggCCTCTCGGCGGCCTCTCCAGGTGCAAAAGTTCCTCGAGTCCGTCTCTCCAGGTCCAGCTCCTCCTGTCTCCCAGTGGCCTctttcagcccagcccagctcatgccTCCCGGCGGCCTTCCCAGGCCCCGCTTCTGA
- the LOC124901643 gene encoding putative uncharacterized protein FLJ44672 translates to MPLLASPGPAPACWRPLEAQPLPQQWALHAHLFPRRGLLGPGSRLGAAPGSPAPASRPSGGQAHASGRPLPAWRLLLCMGSRSCTSSSRPLQTQLFLPAASAGPDCRQVGLSRDSSCLPAASVGPDCLQVGLSKDSSCLPETSVGPSRPQVGLPRPSSGLSAASPSAKVPRVSLSRPRSSCLPVASFGLAQFMPPGGLPRPHF, encoded by the coding sequence ATGCCTCTGTTGGCTTCTcctggcccagcccctgcctgttGGCGGCCTCTAGAGGCCCAGCCTCTACCTCAACAGTGGGCCCTCCACGCCCACCTCTTTCCTCGCCGTGGCCTCCTCGGGCCAGGCTCCCGCCTTGGGGCGGCCCCCGgaagcccagctcctgcctcacgGCCCTCCGGAGGCCAAGCTCATGCGTCAGGGCGGCCTCTCCCGGCCTGGCGTTTGCTCCTTTGCATGGGCTCCAGGTCCTGCACTTCCTCCAGTCGGCCTCTCCAGACCCAGCTCTTCCTCCCAGCAGCCTCTGCAGGACCAGACTGTCGTCAAGTAGGCCTGTCCAGGGACAGCTCCTGCCTCCCGGCGGCCTCTGTAGGCCCAGACTGTCTTCAAGTAGGCCTGTCCAAGGACAGCTCCTGCCTCCCGGAGACCTCTGTAGGCCCAAGTCGTCCTCAAGTCggcctccccaggcccagctccggCCTCTCGGCGGCCTCTCCAAGTGCAAAAGTTCCTCGAGTCAGTCTCTCCAGGCCCAGGTCCTCCTGTCTCCCAGTGGCCTCTTTCGGCCTAGCCCAGTTCATGCCTCCTGGTGGCCTTCCCAGGCCCCACTTTTGA